GTAACGTTGACTGGGGCTTCCCAGGTTTTCCCGCCATCGATAGAGCGCTGAACAAAGACATCATAATTAAAATAGGTTTCGGTGGTGTCTGCAACGGCCATGTAGCCCACATACATGACGTGAGGGTCATCTTTACTGATGGCGGCTGACGGGTAGATCCTATGCCAGTTATTGTCCCAGAAAAAAGAAATCTGGGTGGAGTTGACAAAATAGATCTCCCAACTCTCGGGATCGGAAGGATCATTAGAAAAAAAGTGGTAAATGCCGCAAGATTCATCTATAGCAGGATAGACACTGCCGCTGGAACTTGGAATTGCCGTAGAGAAAATGTGCAGACCTCCGGAAGGGTCCGTCTTCAGTTCGACTTCGTAGGATATAAACGGACTTTCAAATACGACTGTATCAAACTTTGCTATCATCAAGCTGTCACTGAAAAAGCGGTCTTTCAGAATATCACGAGGGATATAGTAATAGTCCGTTCCATCCATACCAGTTCCACCCTCCCCACTCCAGCTTGCACCGTAATCAGTTGTTTTTCGTATCATGACGGTGTGAGATGAATCGGGGGATTGACCCTTGAAATAACTAGAAACTGCAGCATAGCCGGTTCCGCTTTCGTTAATATCTATAACCACATTTGAGGTGAATCCACCTTGCATGAAATCAGCTTCATCAAAGAGCAATATGGGATCGTCAAAAGTAAAGTAACCGGACATATTTTTATTGGAGTGGTAAAGCCACCTGTTGCTTGAAGTTTCCTGAAGGGAATTTGACCACTGGCTGTAAGCAGCATTCAGCACCGGTGTGTCACCGTCATGGGCCAGGGAGACGGAACCGACCCAATTGTCCGGCGGGTCGCACGGTGTAGGGCTACAACCGTTGTTGAGATCTACTGGAGGTGAAAAGAAAGAACCACCTCCATAATAAAATTCATCCCAACTGTAGACTGGTCGGCCACCATACAGACCGCCCCCAGTGCCTGTCTGGGTATATTCGTTCCAAACAATGTAA
Above is a genomic segment from Candidatus Neomarinimicrobiota bacterium containing:
- a CDS encoding T9SS type A sorting domain-containing protein, with product MQESALKKSTLILFVCFAATLLAQSPVPKRMQAQVQPATMKFQLEGEPTLIYSNSNSHSPRVYRSTSSVSTVLVDSSRNGYGMVVGNTTPLSYHPDNGFIMAYRQWSFNDPINSGYMGAAWSEDGELFTTYSDLNIIEPAEKMGRYPSAVAGSDYPYIVWNEYTQTGTGGGLYGGRPVYSWDEFYYGGGSFFSPPVDLNNGCSPTPCDPPDNWVGSVSLAHDGDTPVLNAAYSQWSNSLQETSSNRWLYHSNKNMSGYFTFDDPILLFDEADFMQGGFTSNVVIDINESGTGYAAVSSYFKGQSPDSSHTVMIRKTTDYGASWSGEGGTGMDGTDYYYIPRDILKDRFFSDSLMIAKFDTVVFESPFISYEVELKTDPSGGLHIFSTAIPSSSGSVYPAIDESCGIYHFFSNDPSDPESWEIYFVNSTQISFFWDNNWHRIYPSAAISKDDPHVMYVGYMAVADTTETYFNYDVFVQRSIDGGKTWEAPVNVTDTRDRELDEVYPQLAFIATDNEAYIMFESPDYNVQTVTPSDGGSPSQADFKNRVYFSKVTLKPLTVEDSDLLPARIDLAQNYPNPFNPVTVIEFTLPEKAEVSLTVYDLLGNEVTTLLKGPSDAGNHAVSWNGANSPAGIYIYRLQAGSIRKTKKMILLK